ATGTTTTCTGGTCTTGCCAAATGACGGTCAAATTTCCGGTCCAACGACCACAAGACAGTACGTCGAATTTCTGGGTCCGGATCCCCAATGCCGACGGTGAGAAGCTTGTCGATCACTTCACTAACAACCTGGATCGAATGGCTGCTAGTTTGGTTAATAATGGGATCGTGGACAAATAGTTGGCAGCAAGTGAGCGCAGAAGCTTTGCGAATTTCGGGGTTGTCATTCTCAACGTAATTTATAGCAACGTCCCGTACAAATTCGTTCAGGATATGACCAGAGAAATCAAAGCTTCCCAAGGTGTGAAGGGCAAGGGCGATTTCGGCGTCAGAATGCAGCTCTTGGGGAGAGAAGTCCTTCGCGAACGATGGCATAGGGGGTAGTCGGTTTTCCGGACATCCAAGAGGCCGAAACGGTGTTCCGTAGAGGATGATGCTCAGCATGTCCAGGAGCTTCTCTTGGATTGTGGGCTTGATAGGTGGGATATAATGGGCCATGTCAACAAGTGCTTGTGTAAGCGACTCGCTCAACCCACACGCAAAGATAGGGTCAAGCAATGCCTCCATGTACTTGCTGAGAGTTTGCCCGACAGCCAGGGACAGCATGCTGATACATTCAAACATCGGAGCTTCGTTGACCGAGGACCGGCTCCGTGCTTTCATTGCTAACCCCTCTCGGATATATATGATAATCCCGTCGAGATACTGCGCCATTGCCCCACCGACCGCGTTGGCAATCTTTCCAATTGCGATGAATGCCGAATTTCGTTCCTTGTCTCTCTTGAGCTGCGCCTGCAGGTATATCATGAATCGATGGAGGTAGATTTCGGTAAAATCAAGGGGAGCGTAAGATGCGAGGATGGGTATCGTCAAGACAACTTGCGTGCGGATTTTAGGATCACGGTGATCTTTGAGGCGGAGGACGATCTCGCATGCGTTTCGGTAGTGTTCGTTCATGAACATGGCGCCCTTCAGTAGAAGCTCCTTGAGCACTAGAAGCGACCCGTGGATCCAGTCCACATTGCTCGACTTCAATCCCAACAGCGCCTCTTCGTAGATTCGTGCGAACCACAGTTGCCGGACCTGGCTGTCTCGAGCGGCTATGATCTTGAAGCATTCGCTGACTGCGTCCGCCGCCGACTCCCGGATGAACACCTTGGGATCCCGCAAAGCAACCCAGATAAGCTCGAATATCTGTGGAATGAAGCCATAAAGAAGAGTTGGCGAACCTTTCGCCAGTTCGCGGAGGACAAGGACCGCCGCGAAACGCCTGCTTTCCTGTCGTTCTGACTGCAGCCACTCCAGAGCCGACTGTACCTCACTCTCGACCAATTCCGCAGTTAGAGCACCACCAGGTTTAGCCAAGTGGCCCAGCGCCCTCGCCGCGCACGCCAACACCGGGGTATCGTTACTTCGGAGCGCGCTGCGGAGGTAGCTGGCAAAACGGGTGGTCTTTTGGGCCGAATCGACCCCGTCAAAATCGACTAAATGATCCAGAGCGAGTAAACCGCCGATTCTTTCGTTGGCATCGCTACCGGTTACGACGAGCTGCGCGATACGTTGGCTGACTGCATTGTAGAACTCGAGGAACTTTTCCGGCGGCCAATCTGTGAGATGAGGAACCAAGTGTCAGCACTGCGACGAGCAAATACAACCACGACTAGAATGCGAGGGTTATAGATAGGCACCTCTTGAAATGGCAATGACATTATCGTATAGGTCGTAGGCAGCTCGCGCCCGTACTTCCTCGTTCTTGGATTTTAGGTCGAAGAACAGCCGATGGGTGACGTCCGTGATAGGACCTGCTTGCGCCATGTTTGCGGACCACCCCCCGGGATGGACATTTGAAATTCAAGTTCTCGTGGCAAGCTGGGGGTGGAAGACACAAGAGTCGTTATTTATATGGGggggagagaagaaaggaggAGATGGTTAAGCTTAATCGGGTTGCCAGAGGTTGAACGAGTGAAGGTCAGTCCACTTCCGCCGGGTGAGAGTGCACGGGCCAGTGATATTCCGGCCTGGGGCATCATTCACTGTACATAGTAGTAGATATCAGGacgaaagaagagaaatttATATGTAAATATGGAATTCTGGAAGCTCAAACATGTATTTAAAGGTATGACTCTACAGTCTAGGTCTTCTTAGTTTTGGGATATTGGTACTATGGAGGACGGAGTACCAAGTATGTTGGAGATATATCGCTGCAAGTATCCGTTGGAATGGCGATCAACATGGCCATAGTAGGGACAATAGGCAATAGAAAAACGATACCCTTCAGATAGACTTATCTATATACGAAGGAGCACTTTTAACGCCCGGGGGGTTAGCTGCCTGGTCCCGTACCCTGCTCTCATACTCTGGATTGCCCAAAACGGAAGTGCTTCAGACACGGAACATGAAATACCACATGTATACGAAGCTGATTCCAAGAATGATGCCCTGAGGCACTCTAGAATTGTAAATTATTTTGCCCTCCCAAGTAATGCTGCGAAGAAGCGTAGATCTGACCCCAATTCCTATACAATAACATGGGATAGTCGGAATACAGCTGAGCAGAGTATATACGTGAAGGACCTTGATAATTGACTCGACTGACACACCTAATTGATATCGATTATTGCGATATGAGTGTCATAGAAATGCCAACTGTTCATTTGTTTTTCATGGCGAGCTGAACTGAAATTTGTAATCATTTGGGAGATAACCGAATGGTAGTCCGCCAACGCGGGGGAGGGGCTGGAGTATATAATAGCTGACTCCCTGTATCTCTGGCGTTCTACTCAACATactctgttcttccatcaattAAACCCTTACTTCTTTGTACAGCACTATCTAAACCATACGAACCGCAATGCCCAAGGTTCTGCTCACTGGTATGCTCTAAGCTGTATTCGCAATCGCTCTTAACTCCGATGCTCACATCCGACCAGGAGGCAGTGGCTTCATTGCCGCTCACATTGTCGACATCTTGCTGCAGCATGGGTATGCATTGCATGTCCTCGCATCTGGCCAATTATTCCCACAGCTAACACAGAGACTTCCTAGTTTCGACACCGTCGTGACGGTCCGTTCCGATGAGAAGGGTCAGAAGATCCTTGGAAGCCACCCGAACATCCCGAAAGAGAAGCTGTCATATGTCATTGTCAAGGACGTCGCTGAAAACGGTGCCTTCGACGAGGTATGTATCCATGTCTCCCATCAATAGAACATGTTTGCATGGCTAACGGCAAACCACAGGCTGTTAAATCTAATCCGCCATTCGACTATGTCCTCCACACAGCATCCCCTTTCCATTTCAATGTCCAGGACCCGGTTAAGGATTTCTTGGACCCCGCCATCAAGGGAACGACTGGAATCCTGAAGGCGATCAAGGCCTACTCCCCTACTGTGAAGAGGGTTGTCGTCACTTCGTCTTTCGCCTCCATTGTTAACTCCGACAAACACCCTCCTGTCTATAGTGAAGAGCACTGGAACCCTGTGACTTGGGAACAGGCCCTGGACCACTCTAAGGTCTACCGGGCTAGCAAAGTAAGCCAATGCATTCCGTATTACACTTGACCAAGGCTAACGGTGGGCGTAGACATTCGCGGAAAAGGCTGCATGGGACTTTGTTGAAAAGGAGAAGCCCAACTTCGACATCGCTACGGTCAACCCTCCTCTTGTCTTCGGTCCCATCGTGAACTACTTGAACTCCCTCGACGCGATCAACACATCCAACAAGCGGTTCAAGGACTTTGTCCAGGGTAATCTGAAAAACGAGACGCCTTCTACAGACACTTTCCTCTGGGTGGATGTTCGTGACGTTGCTTTGGCTCACGTTAAAGCAATTGAAGTAGCAGAGGCTGGAGGAAAGAGATTCTTCGTCACCAACGGCTTTTTCTCAAACAACGACATTGCGGATGCTATTCGGGAAAGTCACCCTAAGCTGGAATCCAAGCTGCCGCCAAAGAATGCTCCTAGCAACCCCCCATCCTATGCTTACGGATACGACAACACTAGATCCCGTGAGGTTCTGGGTATCTCGTACCTGCCTTTGAAGAAGACTGTTGCCGATACCGTTGAGTCTCTGCTGGCTGTTGGTGCGTAGATCATGCCATGATCTATGTATAGAAAATAGGAAAGTAGATTATAGATTAATAAAATAAATCGTCAGCAATTGTTTGCCAGTCATTGTTGTAGTTGTGTAGTCCACTCCCGGAAAAGCTGCATCCACCGGTTTTGTCGCTCTCCGTACCGCCTGGAGACATTTTCTCCTCCGAGCATCCCTCCGCAACAAAAAGAATATCTTTTGAATCCAGCCATCAGCAACGCCATGACGTCCGCGAGATTATCGCCGACGGCGAATCTCCTGCGGAAGTCGCGGGTGTTCGCATTACCACAGGCATTGAAGCCTCCCCAAGAACCCCCCACTTCGAAAACCgtcttcgaatccgacacCGCGACCCTTCCCTATCCGACCCGAGCAGCAATTGTTACTCCGGGTACATCGTTAAAACGTGGTGATTGGGGTTTGAAACGCCCTATTCCCTCCAAGTCGACATCGCAGAAATCGGCCAGACCCGTGATCAGGGTGAACGCCCATGACACCTTCGAACATGTTACCGACTTCGAATCCGCCCAAGACCACACGGTGACCTTGTCGAAGTTCCAGGAACTCAACTTGCCAATGTCGCTTCCGTCCAAGGTCAACTACTCGAGCAGTTTCCTTCCGGGACATCAGAGTCCATTCGAATCGGATTTCGACAACACACAGACGAGCAAAGACCTTGCGAGACCGTATGCCAAACAATTCAGGCAATCCGGACCTTGGCTTGCCGGGCAGACCGAAGCGGAGTTCCAGAACTATTTGAAGAAGGTTCGACGCGACAAGCCAGAGATTCTACAGAGACTCCGCGATATGTATGTGGCAAAGCGCACCGtggaacaaagaaaagcGATCCAAGACAAGGGAGAGGACCTCGAGAACTTACAACCCATCGAGTTTGACGAGAAGGAGTTCCACGCCTACATCAAATCCCTACGCGCGGACCCGACTGCTCTAGGCCCTGTGATTTTCGATCTTCTTGACCTCCCGTCTCCGCCGCCTGTGCCTAACATGAGAATCGCCGGCAAGCATTTCCACGCTCCGGGAACCAAGTTGTCTGCGACGGAATATGCCGTATCTGGACCACCAAAAACGCATCCCTCGGCAGGTCTGTCCTACACGCGGTCCCATGCATTGCTCTACAACCATCCGGAATACGGCCCACAGGCCTATCAACGACCGGTGCAGGCGCGTATTTTGCGGCCAAAGAGCAAGCTCAAGGGCAAGAACAACAGGGCCATTGCGGGTATTGGTGGTATTGCATCCGAGGACGTGAACTCCATAACTTTCTATGACCATCGGACGCCCCCTGGATTGGCCTACTTCGATGCGTCTATCGAAGGCGGCGGCAAGTACTGGGCTACACCCATCCGGGCGTCAATTACCTCGGATGGCAGAATTGACCTGGCATCTTTTAAGGCAAGCATCTCGGCCAAGGCCCCCTATGGCATTGAGGATGCGCCAGAGGCCGATGCCGCGAATCGCGCTGCGGAAGTGACTCGGGGTACCTCGCGACAAGTTCCGAAACTGGACGCCAGGGCGCCTCGCTTTAGGCAATTTGATGAACGAAAGCACGTACAGATGGAGAGTCGTGAGGATACTGCAAGGTCACTCTTGGAAACACTCAAGTACTAAAGCTTGGGACTTGTTATAATGTGTGACGTGACTGTATGATTAGAGGTtgaaaggaaagaaattcTTTATTCTTGTGATACAAACAACAAATACATCAATTTCCATTGAACTTTCATAGGCGAGTAATCAATTACTACCTTGGAGTCTCCATAGTAAACTCTTAGTAAACTCCATAGTAAACCGTACTGCGGAGACGCTATCGATAAGAACCACGTGACATAGGGCACCGGAGACTAGGGCACGACCCACACAGCGGCTAAGCGAGCCCGACCCTTTTGCGACACCAAAAGAAGATGACGAGTGCTTCGACAGCCATTCGAACATCCATCCAGCCAGCAAACAACCGCCAAAATGGGTCGCGTCAGGACTAAGGTCAGTTGCATCAACGAGCCTCTTAAAAGCGATGCAAAAATtaacgaaaaaaaaaaaaaacaatagACCGTCAAGCGGTCCGCCAAGGTTATGATCGAGCGTTACTACCCCAAGCTCACGCTCGACTTCGAGACCAACAAGCGTCTGTGTGATGAGATCGCCATCATTGCTTCCAAGCGTCTCCGTAACAAGGTGAGCACCAAATTCTGCGACTTTATAGGGGGTTTAAAGGGCTAATGGATATAGATCGCTGGTTACACCACCCACCTTATGAAGCGTATCCAGCGTGGCCCTGTCCGCGGTATCTCCTTCAAGCTCCAGGAGGAGGAGCGTGAGCGCAAGGACCAGTACGTCCCCGAGGTCTCCGCTCTGGATGTTTCCCAGACCGAGTCCGGCCAGCTCGACGTCGACGCCGACACCAAGGACCTGCTCAAGAGCTTGGGCTTCGACAACCTCAAGGTCAACGTCGTCAACGTCACCCAGGCCCAGCAGCCTGAGCGCCGTCGCTTCCGCTCTTAAATCTAATTATGACTACGACGTGCAACAAAAAAGTTCTTCCGTTCTCCGTTCGACTTCGACCTTTGGCGTGTTCTGGCGGTTTAGATAGCGTTCGAAGGATGAGGAATGAAAATATGATTCCCAATTACCAAGGTGTCGCTGATTCTCCTCTGGGATGATGCTTGATTGCCAAATTTTTTCTTGTCCATGGCTACTGGCCTGGATGGTCCGTAGGACGGACTCGAGATATTGATCAGGGGGTTTCCTTGAACTCTTTGCTATGTATCTGTCAAAAGTCTATTTACGTAGCTTTGGGTATCTTCATGAACATCGCGTAACACAAGCATCAAGACATCGCTCACATCTGGGGCTTGGGGAAGTATCCTTCGATGGAACCACCCTGGATATCCTCTGGACGCATCTGCGGAGGTGCCACCGCATGAGAAATGTTCTCATTCTCCATGATTTGGACACCCACGCGCCCACCTTGTTGGAAGGCGCCAGTGCTGGAATCACCGCGTTCCAATGCAAGTTCCTGTGAACGAAGAGACAACTCCTGCATCTGAGCAGCCATATCTCTGGCCTCAGGACCATGCATATGCATATTCTCCAACTGGCCGGCAACCTGTCCAACCGTAGCAGTATTACCACCACTTTTCAGGCCCCTGCCCTGCTGCTCCCGGCCTTCTTCAAGCAGAACCAAATCCTTATTCCGCGTATCATCCCCCCTTCGCTCCCAGACTGGCTCCTGCGCCAACTGAACCCGGATATACATCGCCCTCTCTGCACACTCATCCGAACACCACATCTCCAACTTCTCCTTGGGAACAATATTCATCTCCCGTCCTCTCCCGCCCGGACCGCTCCCTTTGGCGCCGTATCTGATCCGGAACATACCACCACCCTCTTCCCTGCGGTGTTCCCGGGGACATAGACCGTAGCCACATAGACCCTCGATATTTCGCTCTTGAATCAAATTATCATAATCTGTAGGCTGAAACGGAAACAACGCGTTCTTGAACAAGCGCGCGTCTTCGGGAGATGGCGACGACGGGTCTGCGGTTGGCGAATGGGGGAAGGCAACGAGGTCTAGGATGCGGTCGAGGATGAGAGATTCGGTATCTTTCTGGGCTTGGATGCGGTGGGCGTGGTGCAGGGCTATGGCCATATGACGGGGGTCGACTCCTGAGTTGGACTGGTCCTGGGGTTTCTTCTGTTGGCGACGGGAGGAATCTGAAGCAGCGGCGTGTGTCGTAGGAAGGGATGTTCTCAGGGGGGGTTGATTGACGGGCATGATGGGCGTATAACCAAATGTAAAAAAATGTATTTACTTTTGTACTATTGTAGAAAAGATAAAGTAAAAAGTAGGATGAGTTGTGGTGATAGAGTAGTGTAGTAGTATTGACAGTCGGAGGATAAAGTGATGACTTTTCGATAGAGGCGAAGAGTAATAATAAATCCCCCGGATTCTCCAACAGATGACGATATCAGTGCTTTGATTGTATGGGACCAGCAGATCTTAATAGTTGTCTTTTATATTTATAGCATAGCAATATAATATCATATCATATTACATTATTATACTGCCATCCTACAAATACGCACTCCTTCATACTCGCCGATCGCCAGCAGTGGAGTAGTGAGTGTCCCGCCAGACGACAACATCCTCTCCTCCATcactccctctccctccgacttcttccttttttctcttcttccatctCTCATACGCTCTTCGTCCACCTCATATTTTGCTTTTACTGTGAGTATCCTTATATACAGACGTCAGGCTATGCCTCTCCGTCTCTCTACCTGTGTTCCCCTCTATACCTCTCCCCTCCCCTTTTCTGCGTTCTGACGTACCCCCCCCCCAGGCTGACACATATTCGGCTCCTTCAGGCAtaacatacagagtacatctCTCCACACACACTCCTTCGTCGTTTCTTTCCATGTTTCTGTGCTGCGGATGTGTCTGAATCTTCAGATGCTTCGCTTCTGTACAGTTCTTCATCTTGTGTGATTTACATCCATCCCGTCTGGTATCATCCCGTTGTCTATAAACCGTCCATTCCCTTTACAGAAAGAACAACCCCACCGATCACACCACACCAGCCCAGATGTCCAATCCACCGTTTACGGTCAAAGCGATCTTTGAGTACGCTTCAGACCATGAAGATGACCTGGCTTTCCCAATTGGCCAGATCGTAACTGTCACGGGTATCGAGGATGACGAGTGGTATTCCGGTGAATACACGGATGAATCGGGTGCTAAACAGGAGGGCATCTTCCCCAAGAACTTCGTCGAGAAATATGAGCCCCCTGCCCCGCCCCGACCATCTCGCCCCAACAGGTCCAAGAAGGAGCCCGAAGCTGTAGCTCCTCCGCCTCCCGAGCCTGCGGCGCCAGCGGACCCCTCGCCGGTCGAGTCCAACGATCAGGCGGCGCCTGAGTTTGACGATACTCCTGCTGCTACTTCTGCTGCTATGCGCGAGGTTCCCGCCCCCCAACCGCTGCCGGCCCCGCAGCCTCCGCaatcccctcctccccaaacGGCCACCTCGCCAGTCGCGGAAGCTCCCACCTCTCCTAAGCCTACGCAAGCTGCGGCGCCTACCCCGCCAGCCGCAGCTGATCCTGCTTCTAAGCCTGCGGCCAAGCCTGCGgcgccagcagcagcgcctAAACCGACCAGTTCCTCATTCAAGGATCGCATTGCGGCGTTCAATAAGGCTGCAGAGCCACCTCTTGCGCCAATCAAGCCCGGTGGACTCAGTTCGGGATCCAATTCAAACACatttgtcaagaaacctttTGTGGCTGCGCCTCCCAGCAGACATGCCTACGTGCCTCCGCCCCCACCCAGGGAGCCGCCTCCGAAGATTTACAGGCGCGAGGAGGATCCAGAGTTCCAGGAGCAGATGGCACGGGAGCCTCCCGTCTCTGAAAGCCGTCCCCCCCCTCCACCCCCTGCGACTGAATCACCAGAgcaagaaggcgaagagCAGCCCAAACCCACGAGTTTGAAAGAACGAATCGCTTTGCTCCAGCAGCGTCAAGTGGAGCAGGCGGCGCGTCATGCTGAAGCTGcccagaagaaggagaagcctAAGAAGCCTGCGGAGCCGGCCGAACAAGGTGCTCCTGTTGAAGAGGGCGAATCTGCTGAGGCTGATACCCAGAAGGCTTCTCCGGCTATTGCGCAGGACCCGACGAGCGATGCGAACGATGCGGACtattctgctgctgctgacaCTGAAGAAGCggaggagacctcgaccagCAAGGAAGATTACGAGGATGCTCCTGCTCGTCCTCTGTCGCGACGGGAACCTCCTGCTGagcaagaggaagagaaggagaaggaagataCTGCTGACGACGAGGCCGAAGGCGAACAGGAGGAGGcacaggaagaagaagttgaTCCTGAAGTCAAGCGCAGAATGGAACTTCGAGAAAGAATGGCCAAGATGAGCGGTGGTATGGGTATGATGGGCTTATTTGGTCCTCCTGGTGGAATGCCAATGCCTGGCGCAGCTCCTCGCAAACCCAAGCCCTCTGCGGACACTGAAAAGAAGCCTGCTCCCGAACCGGAGGCCACCAGTCCTGTTTCTGCCCCTGCTCCCCCGGTCCCTGTTATGGCATTGCCAGGAATGAACGCCAACAAGCCGGCTCCCGCTCCCCCCACTGACGtcgagaaggaagaggaaacccCCCACCCCCCACCTGTGACTGAGCAGCATGCTGCAGAGGAGGTTCCTGATGTTGAGGAAGTTGTCCATGAAGAGCCGTCTCAAACTATTTCCACCCAAaggccaccgccgccgctcCCTCATGGTATGGATTCCCATTATACTCCCAACATGTTGCACCAGCTAATAGCAATATTTGTACAGAAGGCGCAGCGCCTCCCCTTCCGCCTTTGGCAACCAAGCCTGTTCCGCCGCCAGTCCCTCAGGAGCAACCTGCGTCGCCGTCATCGACGACAGCTGGTATGTTAAAGTCAGATTCTTTGCGGATAGTAGGAAAGCATTCTAAACAATCCGAAACAGCCCGGTCAATCCCCCCTGTTCCGAAGTCTCCTCCCACCTCCGCGGATGCAGGGAATGAGTCGGATGATGAGCTTTCTGTTCACACCAGAAATCTGTCTTTAAACGCCGTCGCTGCGGACCGGCCCGCTCCGCCTCCGCCAGCTGGAGCACCGCCGCTCCCTGATCATTTGGATTCCCGACGCCCCTCAACGTATGATTCCTCTCCTATGTCTCCTCTTGGTGCGGAGAAGAGACTTAGTCGACCACCACCGCCTATTCCTACAAGTCCGCCATTGTCACCTCCGAGACAAACCAGGGCTCCCCCTCCGCCACCGCCTACGGATCTTCGCCGTAGATCTACGGCTGATAGCCGGACTACAACGGCCTCTGGTCCTCGCCAAGCCGGGGAAGGTGATGGCGAAACTACGGAATATGACGGTGACTACGACACAGATATCGCCTCCGGTGATAAGCACAAGGATGCTCTGAAGGGCCATGAGGCCGATTCGAGCATGGATGAGGGCCTAGTCGACGATTATTCAATCCAGTCACCTCAAAGCCCTCGTGGTGCCCCTCCCCCACCTCCCACTGCTCCGAAAGCAGTCCCACCGCCACCACCTAGTCAACCTCCTAAGAGTGCTGGTAGGTCTTCTGTTGACATACCAAGAGgacctcctccgccgcctccggCTGCTCCCCCAGCTGCCcctgaagatgatgaatatgaccCCTTCCGGTATAGCAACCCGCAGCATGGTTTAGCTTCACCTACGATGCCACCTGTCCCTGCTGGACGACCACAGCCACCTGCTCCTTCTCAACCCGAGCCAACGGCTGATGAACAGGATGAGCTGTATGATGCATCTCCAGTGACCACATCTTCCGAGCGGCCATTCTCTCCGTCGCGAGAAAAGCGCATGTCCGGCGTACCACCTCTGCCGCCTCCCCATGAGACTCCAGTTGGCCCACCTCCATCCTCGTCTCGGAGTAACCGTACTTCTTTGGATGTTCCGCGGAGTTCGCATGGTGTACGACGATCCATTGATGGCCCCCGTCCGTCGTTTGATCAGGGCTTCATGGCAATGGATGTTGACCTCGCAGAGCACACACTGTGGTGGACGCAACCCAACACACCTCCACCGGCTATCCAAGGACGGAAGGATGTGTTATTTGAGATTGAGGAGTCGACTTCCACGAAACGTGGCGGTAAGACGACCGTAACAAAGGATGTTTATGTTCTTTATGCGGACTATTCTCAAACGGTCATCACGGTCACCTATGATGCCCGAAACCCGTCAGACGTCTCCCTGGAGCAACGCCAGGAGCACCCCCCGGTTCAACCTCGCCAGGATCAGCTGGAAAATGCTCACATTCAGAACGGTTCCCGTATTAACGATGCGGTGACATCTATTCAAAACACCACCGTCGCAGACGGAACCCCGCATGGTTTGGTCCAGCATCTGCTCCAGCCTTTGTCGAGCGCTTTGCTCCCTGTTGGCACTCGCGCATATGGTGCCCTGGTCTATGCGAACCTTGCCAACGCATCCGTGCAGCAGTTTGACGAGATCCGCGCAGGCGATATTGTGAGCTTTCGCAATGCCCGCTTCCAGGGCCACCGCGGGACAATGCATCAAAAGTACAATGCTGAAGTGGGCAAGCCTGACCATGTCGGTGTCGTCGTCGACTGGGACGGAACCAAGAAGAAGATCCGTGCGTGGGAACAAGGCCGTGAGAGTAAGAAGATCAAGATGGAGAGTTTCAAGCTTAATGACTTGCGCAGTGGGGAGTGCAAGGTTTGGCGAGTTATGCCACGGAGTTGGGTTGGTTGGGAGAGCTAAGGAGAGATATGGTATAATGCATAATATGGGTCACTTCGTGTGCCTTGGTTTTAGATGGTGCGATATTGTGGTTGTTTGCAATCTCTCTTAGACATGTTGAGGGTACATTTCGTTTCATATGGATTTATGCAGTGACTTGATGTCTTATTCCTGTTTTCTAGCTAGCTCTGCTATGTATTTATGCATTTCTCTTTGCCTCTAGTCGACTGTAACTTAGGAGTGGTAATGTGATCTCCGTCCAGAGAATCCAGAGAATCCTGATAGTTACTAGTTGTGTGCCTTCTGCCTGAGGCGACAGCATCGGTGGCAACTTACATAATCCGATTTCGCCGCTTCCTTTTCTGGAATATGATCTCTTATCGTACCTTTCCCGACTTCATCCATCGTCTTCAATTCTCTCAGCCATCACAGCGCAACAGCGCCCATTAATTCAAAATGGGTGGTGGAGACCTCAACTTGAAGAAGTAAGTTCATCCCCTTATCCATACCTCATGACCTCCCAACCCGTTACATCCAA
This region of Aspergillus chevalieri M1 DNA, chromosome 4, nearly complete sequence genomic DNA includes:
- a CDS encoding SH3 domain protein (COG:Z;~EggNog:ENOG410PIH1;~InterPro:IPR030506,IPR036028,IPR035552,IPR001452;~PFAM:PF00018,PF07653;~go_function: GO:0005515 - protein binding [Evidence IEA]), with translation MSNPPFTVKAIFEYASDHEDDLAFPIGQIVTVTGIEDDEWYSGEYTDESGAKQEGIFPKNFVEKYEPPAPPRPSRPNRSKKEPEAVAPPPPEPAAPADPSPVESNDQAAPEFDDTPAATSAAMREVPAPQPLPAPQPPQSPPPQTATSPVAEAPTSPKPTQAAAPTPPAAADPASKPAAKPAAPAAAPKPTSSSFKDRIAAFNKAAEPPLAPIKPGGLSSGSNSNTFVKKPFVAAPPSRHAYVPPPPPREPPPKIYRREEDPEFQEQMAREPPVSESRPPPPPPATESPEQEGEEQPKPTSLKERIALLQQRQVEQAARHAEAAQKKEKPKKPAEPAEQGAPVEEGESAEADTQKASPAIAQDPTSDANDADYSAAADTEEAEETSTSKEDYEDAPARPLSRREPPAEQEEEKEKEDTADDEAEGEQEEAQEEEVDPEVKRRMELRERMAKMSGGMGMMGLFGPPGGMPMPGAAPRKPKPSADTEKKPAPEPEATSPVSAPAPPVPVMALPGMNANKPAPAPPTDVEKEEETPHPPPVTEQHAAEEVPDVEEVVHEEPSQTISTQRPPPPLPHEGAAPPLPPLATKPVPPPVPQEQPASPSSTTAARSIPPVPKSPPTSADAGNESDDELSVHTRNLSLNAVAADRPAPPPPAGAPPLPDHLDSRRPSTYDSSPMSPLGAEKRLSRPPPPIPTSPPLSPPRQTRAPPPPPPTDLRRRSTADSRTTTASGPRQAGEGDGETTEYDGDYDTDIASGDKHKDALKGHEADSSMDEGLVDDYSIQSPQSPRGAPPPPPTAPKAVPPPPPSQPPKSAGRSSVDIPRGPPPPPPAAPPAAPEDDEYDPFRYSNPQHGLASPTMPPVPAGRPQPPAPSQPEPTADEQDELYDASPVTTSSERPFSPSREKRMSGVPPLPPPHETPVGPPPSSSRSNRTSLDVPRSSHGVRRSIDGPRPSFDQGFMAMDVDLAEHTLWWTQPNTPPPAIQGRKDVLFEIEESTSTKRGGKTTVTKDVYVLYADYSQTVITVTYDARNPSDVSLEQRQEHPPVQPRQDQLENAHIQNGSRINDAVTSIQNTTVADGTPHGLVQHLLQPLSSALLPVGTRAYGALVYANLANASVQQFDEIRAGDIVSFRNARFQGHRGTMHQKYNAEVGKPDHVGVVVDWDGTKKKIRAWEQGRESKKIKMESFKLNDLRSGECKVWRVMPRSWVGWES